A genomic segment from uncultured Flavobacterium sp. encodes:
- a CDS encoding helix-turn-helix transcriptional regulator encodes MEQKIHQGRNLKRFREMLNIKQEALAYDLGNDWNQKKISMLEQKDVIEDSLLKQISAVLKIPVEAFQNFDEEQAINIISNTFDNCQQPASVFYNSTINQIDQLVKLHDEKIALYERMLKEKDEMMARLEKLFNK; translated from the coding sequence ATGGAACAGAAAATACATCAGGGAAGAAACTTAAAACGCTTCAGAGAAATGCTTAACATAAAGCAGGAAGCATTAGCTTATGATCTGGGAAATGACTGGAATCAGAAGAAAATTTCTATGCTGGAGCAGAAAGATGTAATTGAAGACAGCCTGCTAAAACAAATCTCTGCAGTATTAAAAATTCCGGTTGAAGCTTTTCAGAATTTTGATGAAGAGCAAGCAATAAATATTATTTCTAATACTTTTGACAATTGTCAACAACCTGCATCTGTATTTTACAATTCTACCATTAATCAAATTGATCAATTGGTTAAACTACACGATGAAAAAATAGCTTTGTATGAAAGAATGTTGAAAGAGAAAGATGAAATGATGGCAAGACTTGAAAAATTATTCAATAAATAA